A section of the Candidatus Woesearchaeota archaeon genome encodes:
- a CDS encoding type II/IV secretion system ATPase subunit codes for MKEINCITEKSKLIDSYTLITDKVPVSVNIWDCPNESIPIYHIKFPNIGLGTQAFLNSLKEEITRGIPLRNELMTDPKIAKKIKLDYYKKLKSSIAEKLPDISKEKLELFSGITLHKMHGLGDLEIILGDNLLEEVTINGSKEPISIYHKKHGWCKTILYPENEEEIYNISALIGRNIGKDITNLNPIMDAHLLTGDRVASTLFPISTSGNTITIRRFARTPWTITHFISPEYNTMTSEMAAILWQAMQYELNIIVAGGTASGKTSVLNTLSSFIPPTQRIISVEDTREISLPKPLHWNWVPMSSRTSNIEGQGEISMLDLIIASLRMRPDRMIVGEIRKQEQAQALFEAMHTGHSIYSTMHADTAQQVKRRLTEPPMNIPLVEVSSLHLILVQYRDRRKGIRRTMELTEVMPATGETSKLELNTLYRWLPRKDQFEKVNSPIRIIDELNLHTGMTVKEINDDLNQKVSILNWLKKEKVYNIDDLGNILKTYYKEPDKLIKAVNNKWKIEKVI; via the coding sequence ATGAAAGAAATAAATTGTATAACAGAAAAAAGTAAATTGATCGATTCATATACCCTTATTACTGATAAAGTTCCGGTATCTGTAAACATCTGGGATTGCCCAAATGAAAGTATACCTATATATCATATTAAATTCCCTAACATAGGGCTTGGAACGCAAGCCTTTCTTAATTCACTTAAAGAAGAAATAACTCGGGGAATACCTTTAAGAAATGAATTAATGACCGACCCCAAAATTGCAAAAAAGATTAAACTGGATTATTATAAAAAATTAAAATCCTCAATCGCTGAAAAACTTCCAGATATTAGCAAAGAAAAACTTGAGCTATTCAGCGGTATAACCCTGCATAAAATGCACGGTCTTGGAGATTTAGAGATAATCTTGGGTGACAATTTGCTTGAAGAAGTTACAATCAATGGTTCAAAAGAACCTATCTCAATATACCACAAGAAACATGGCTGGTGTAAAACTATCCTATATCCGGAAAATGAAGAAGAAATATACAATATTTCGGCATTGATTGGAAGAAACATAGGTAAAGATATCACAAACCTTAATCCTATAATGGATGCTCATTTATTGACAGGCGACAGAGTGGCTTCAACATTATTCCCAATTAGCACTTCGGGCAACACGATTACAATTAGAAGATTCGCAAGAACTCCATGGACAATTACGCATTTTATAAGTCCTGAATATAATACAATGACAAGTGAAATGGCCGCAATTTTATGGCAAGCAATGCAATATGAATTAAACATTATTGTTGCAGGCGGAACAGCTTCAGGTAAAACTTCTGTTCTTAATACATTAAGTTCATTTATACCGCCAACACAAAGAATAATCTCTGTTGAAGATACCCGGGAAATATCATTACCTAAACCTTTGCATTGGAACTGGGTGCCAATGTCAAGCAGAACTTCAAACATTGAAGGGCAGGGAGAGATATCCATGTTAGATTTAATAATCGCTTCATTAAGAATGAGACCTGACAGGATGATAGTTGGAGAAATTAGAAAACAAGAACAGGCCCAGGCATTGTTCGAAGCAATGCACACCGGTCACTCTATATATTCTACAATGCACGCAGATACAGCGCAACAAGTTAAAAGAAGACTTACTGAACCTCCGATGAATATCCCATTGGTGGAAGTTTCTTCTTTGCACTTAATTCTTGTCCAGTACAGAGACAGAAGAAAAGGAATAAGAAGAACTATGGAACTTACAGAAGTAATGCCGGCTACCGGAGAAACCAGCAAACTTGAGCTTAATACTTTATATCGCTGGTTGCCAAGAAAAGATCAATTTGAAAAAGTAAACAGCCCAATACGGATAATTGACGAGTTAAATCTGCACACCGGAATGACAGTTAAAGAGATTAATGATGACCTTAACCAAAAGGTTTCAATTTTGAACTGGTTAAAAAAAGAAAAAGTATATAACATAGACGATTTAGGAAACATATTAAAAACCTATTATAAGGAACCAGATAAATTAATCAAGGCTGTAAATAATAAATGGAAAATTGAGAAAGTAATATGA
- a CDS encoding type II secretion system F family protein, with protein sequence MKHARLPMQILSFKTANKLGGIFKGLCLRISKYVPGLKYDLIKADYELSRTEYVCYSLTNSILIGMIAFTLLFPLSFGIAQRTLPASLQIGLFASLILFSLFFIVYLKYPAIIADKISDELDQDLVYGLKDLLLQISSGITLDQAIANVADSGYGQISKEFEKLTKDVRSGAPMADALEKMALKSNSRYLKRTVWQMINSMKAGTNIKGALKTVIDELITEQQNNINKYAKELNLWTLLYMVFAVAIPSIGGTLLIILSSFADAGLSKSSFILFLVAGFLVQVALIEFIKSRRPMINI encoded by the coding sequence ATGAAACATGCAAGACTGCCAATGCAAATATTATCATTTAAAACCGCTAACAAATTAGGGGGGATTTTCAAAGGTTTATGTTTAAGAATTTCTAAATATGTGCCCGGTTTAAAGTATGATTTAATCAAAGCAGATTATGAGTTATCAAGAACAGAATATGTTTGTTATTCATTGACAAATTCAATCCTTATAGGAATGATTGCATTCACGTTATTATTTCCTTTAAGCTTCGGAATTGCTCAAAGAACATTGCCAGCATCTTTGCAAATCGGATTGTTTGCGTCTCTAATATTATTTTCATTATTCTTTATTGTCTACCTTAAATATCCAGCAATAATCGCAGACAAAATTAGCGATGAACTTGACCAAGATTTGGTTTATGGATTAAAAGATTTATTGTTGCAGATAAGTTCAGGAATAACATTGGACCAAGCAATTGCAAATGTTGCAGATTCAGGATACGGTCAAATTTCAAAAGAATTTGAAAAACTAACCAAGGATGTTAGATCAGGCGCGCCAATGGCAGATGCATTAGAAAAGATGGCTCTCAAAAGTAATTCACGATATTTAAAAAGAACCGTTTGGCAAATGATTAATTCTATGAAAGCAGGCACTAATATAAAGGGCGCGCTTAAAACAGTTATAGACGAACTTATCACTGAACAACAAAACAATATAAATAAATATGCAAAAGAACTTAACCTCTGGACTTTGCTTTACATGGTGTTTGCAGTTGCAATACCTTCAATAGGGGGAACATTATTAATTATTCTTTCAAGTTTTGCAGACGCAGGTTTAAGCAAATCATCTTTTATATTATTCCTCGTAGCTGGTTTTTTAGTGCAAGTTGCGCTAATTGAATTCATTAAATCCCGGAGACCAATGATAAATATATGA